A single genomic interval of Cellulosilyticum sp. I15G10I2 harbors:
- a CDS encoding copper amine oxidase N-terminal domain-containing protein, with protein MKRIKTNKMLCLTLGLGIMLSGVALQAANMTKTLKAVYNNIKISYNGQIKSLKTEPFMVEGITYVPLRAIGEIMGADVNWGNNTVYINGQQSSTYSDEQIAAINYENALLRQQLEMAKKDLEALTGAGGNNKNLTTEAIVNTLNKIKTNYKNTYDVGWGYDLQIVSGRLELTVTYDSRYDEADFDKITSEELKQFIKEMCYDISAAHKEVEIRGTLKDNKNDLERASFKYSKAGAYEYNEAADFSLKDFEKELEKKYNVINTIGFSIPIGDIELGVKNDILTFTLTTELRPSGTLEDYRGKWNVLGADNKSELENLFKKIKEDIQRQYSSYDSIVGGIRDSSTGSSLGVYTNDDKLYINTINTN; from the coding sequence ATGAAAAGAATAAAAACTAATAAAATGCTGTGTTTGACCTTGGGACTTGGTATTATGCTTTCGGGAGTTGCCCTGCAGGCTGCAAATATGACAAAAACTTTGAAAGCTGTTTATAATAATATAAAGATATCTTATAATGGTCAGATTAAAAGTTTGAAGACTGAACCTTTTATGGTTGAGGGCATAACTTATGTGCCACTCCGTGCCATTGGTGAAATTATGGGAGCAGATGTCAACTGGGGTAATAATACGGTCTATATTAATGGACAACAATCTTCTACATATTCTGATGAGCAAATTGCTGCGATTAATTATGAAAATGCTTTGCTTAGACAACAATTAGAGATGGCAAAAAAAGATTTGGAAGCTTTAACAGGTGCAGGTGGTAATAATAAAAATTTAACAACAGAGGCCATCGTTAATACTTTAAATAAGATAAAAACCAATTATAAAAATACTTATGATGTAGGTTGGGGATATGATCTACAGATTGTATCAGGTAGACTTGAGCTAACTGTAACTTATGACAGTCGCTATGATGAAGCTGATTTTGATAAAATAACGAGTGAAGAACTCAAACAATTTATAAAAGAAATGTGTTATGACATTTCAGCTGCACATAAAGAAGTGGAAATCAGAGGGACGCTTAAAGATAATAAAAACGATCTTGAAAGAGCTTCATTCAAATATAGTAAGGCGGGTGCATATGAATATAATGAAGCCGCTGATTTTTCTTTAAAAGACTTTGAAAAAGAATTAGAAAAAAAATATAATGTGATTAACACTATAGGTTTTAGTATACCTATTGGCGATATAGAGCTAGGAGTGAAAAATGATATTCTTACTTTTACACTTACTACCGAACTTAGACCAAGTGGAACTTTGGAAGATTACAGAGGGAAATGGAATGTTCTAGGCGCAGATAATAAGAGTGAATTGGAAAATTTATTTAAAAAAATTAAAGAAGATATACAGCGTCAATATAGTTCATATGATAGCATAGTGGGAGGCATCAGAGACAGCTCAACTGGAAGCTCTCTAGGAGTTTATACAAACGATGACAAACTTTATATTAATACTATTAATACTAATTAA
- a CDS encoding Wzz/FepE/Etk N-terminal domain-containing protein encodes MDIKKLIFTLWQQKYITIAITLIVAMLSGRYSVFMLSPVYDVKLNIIINMPEIYNTKYGEYTLPITTNEQYIGLITSNNVLVNTLSHMAYKSEELSVERLRKRITISQTGAKSDPKQNSFEIKVSAGSPEEALKLAETLYDNYIKFLDIMTKERAINHFHNSFRIALKAEEAALKSNKELLKRNEALLVEIPQNINQNEALQGVGVSTANAGNYIVVENINNPNHTQVQSDIIILKQTINSIEDIMRLYNEHLEELDSELKTIENYYKTGEVGSLKSSVIGIVETSVYLPSPPVSPSQKTSPKNVLNVAFGIVWGGVRYCDSFDKGMVKEGLGVIMTPFLLYIS; translated from the coding sequence ATAGATATAAAGAAGTTAATTTTTACCCTATGGCAGCAAAAATATATCACTATAGCCATAACACTTATAGTAGCCATGCTTTCAGGACGATATAGTGTATTTATGCTATCCCCTGTTTATGATGTCAAGTTAAATATCATCATAAATATGCCGGAGATTTATAATACGAAATATGGAGAGTATACTTTACCCATTACAACAAATGAGCAGTATATAGGCCTCATTACAAGCAATAATGTACTCGTTAATACCCTCTCACATATGGCGTATAAATCAGAAGAACTATCTGTAGAAAGATTAAGAAAAAGAATAACTATAAGCCAGACAGGAGCAAAATCAGATCCTAAGCAAAACAGTTTTGAAATCAAAGTATCAGCGGGCAGTCCCGAGGAGGCCTTAAAGCTAGCTGAAACTTTGTATGACAATTATATCAAGTTTTTGGACATTATGACTAAGGAAAGGGCTATAAACCATTTTCACAACAGCTTTAGGATTGCGTTAAAAGCCGAAGAAGCTGCATTAAAAAGCAATAAGGAACTTTTAAAGCGAAATGAAGCCCTATTAGTAGAAATTCCTCAGAACATCAATCAAAATGAAGCCTTGCAAGGCGTAGGGGTCAGTACAGCCAATGCTGGTAATTATATAGTTGTTGAAAATATAAATAATCCTAACCATACACAAGTACAAAGTGATATCATCATCCTTAAACAAACTATTAATAGTATAGAGGATATTATGAGGCTCTACAATGAACATTTAGAAGAACTAGACAGTGAACTGAAAACTATTGAAAACTATTATAAGACAGGTGAAGTTGGGAGCCTCAAATCAAGTGTAATAGGTATAGTTGAAACCAGTGTTTATTTACCGTCGCCTCCTGTATCGCCTAGCCAAAAGACAAGTCCTAAGAATGTACTCAATGTGGCCTTCGGTATAGTTTGGGGGGGCGTTAGGTATTGTGATAGTTTTGATAAAGGAATGGTTAAAGAAGGATTAGGGGTCATAATGACTCCTTTTTTATTATATATTAGTTAG
- a CDS encoding Wzz/FepE/Etk N-terminal domain-containing protein, whose product MSENELNVQHYEDEIDLRELILTLWKQKHVIISTTLIATILAGLFSVFILSPVYDTRLNIVINMPEIYNTRYGEYKLPITTNEQYINLIKSNDVLINTISQMGYKASEVSVDDLRKKIAIGQVTAKADAVQNSFDITVSASTPQESLKLAQTLYDNYIEFLNVMTKERAVGYYYNNFNVELKKMQISLKSNQELLKKNEELLAQIPQTIDQKEAIKEIASGSANTSHFVVLENIINPNYTKVENDIILNKQTINGIEDSIRMHNEYLAELDSEKQAITKYYEDGKIGQLESSLIGVVKTSVYLPSPPVAPTQKTSPRNALNVAIGIVLGGMLGVMIVFVREWFKKD is encoded by the coding sequence ATGAGCGAAAATGAGTTGAACGTACAACATTATGAAGATGAAATTGACCTAAGAGAACTTATTTTGACTTTGTGGAAGCAAAAGCATGTCATCATAAGCACTACCCTTATAGCTACCATTTTGGCAGGATTATTCAGTGTGTTTATATTATCACCTGTTTATGATACACGATTAAATATCGTAATAAATATGCCTGAAATTTATAATACAAGGTATGGGGAATATAAACTGCCTATTACCACCAACGAGCAATATATTAATCTTATTAAAAGTAATGATGTGCTCATAAATACCATTTCACAGATGGGTTACAAGGCGTCAGAAGTATCAGTAGATGATTTAAGAAAGAAAATAGCTATAGGACAAGTAACTGCAAAGGCAGATGCCGTGCAAAATAGCTTTGACATAACAGTATCAGCAAGTACTCCTCAAGAATCATTAAAGCTTGCTCAAACATTATATGATAATTACATAGAATTCTTAAACGTGATGACCAAAGAAAGGGCTGTAGGATACTATTACAACAATTTCAATGTTGAGCTTAAAAAAATGCAAATTTCATTAAAGAGTAATCAAGAACTTTTGAAAAAGAATGAAGAGCTCCTTGCCCAAATACCACAGACGATTGATCAAAAAGAAGCCATAAAAGAAATTGCGTCAGGGTCAGCAAATACCAGTCATTTTGTAGTACTCGAAAACATTATTAATCCTAACTATACCAAAGTAGAGAATGATATCATACTCAATAAACAAACCATAAATGGTATAGAAGATTCTATAAGGATGCATAACGAATATTTAGCAGAGCTTGATAGTGAAAAACAGGCTATTACAAAATACTATGAAGATGGTAAGATTGGCCAGCTTGAATCAAGTTTAATAGGTGTAGTCAAAACCAGTGTCTACCTGCCTTCACCACCTGTAGCGCCAACTCAAAAGACAAGCCCGAGAAATGCACTAAATGTTGCCATTGGGATAGTACTTGGGGGCATGTTAGGAGTTATGATAGTGTTTGTAAGAGAATGGTTCAAAAAAGATTAA
- the rfbC gene encoding dTDP-4-dehydrorhamnose 3,5-epimerase has product MGKFKFIETPIRDLYVIEPTVFGDSRGYFMESYSKRDFFEAGLTMEFVQDNESKSKKGVLRGLHFQMKHTQGKLVRVVKGEVFDVAVDLREGSPSFGQWHGVMLAEENKRQLYVPQGFAHGFLEVSDVAVFQYKCTDYYAPEYDGGIVRNDPDIGIKWPLEKVDEVVLSEKDNSQQSFKTFRRKEKPFIYN; this is encoded by the coding sequence GTGGGGAAATTTAAGTTTATCGAAACGCCCATTAGAGATTTATATGTTATAGAACCAACGGTTTTTGGAGACAGCCGAGGATATTTTATGGAAAGTTATTCAAAACGTGACTTTTTTGAAGCAGGACTTACAATGGAATTTGTTCAGGATAATGAAAGTAAGTCCAAAAAAGGTGTGCTTCGAGGACTGCATTTCCAAATGAAGCATACTCAAGGGAAGCTGGTGAGGGTTGTTAAAGGTGAAGTCTTTGATGTGGCTGTTGATTTAAGAGAGGGTTCTCCAAGCTTTGGGCAGTGGCATGGAGTTATGCTGGCAGAGGAGAATAAAAGGCAGTTGTATGTGCCGCAAGGTTTTGCCCATGGCTTTTTGGAAGTTTCCGATGTAGCTGTTTTTCAGTATAAATGTACAGATTATTATGCGCCGGAGTATGACGGCGGCATTGTGCGGAATGACCCTGATATAGGTATAAAGTGGCCTTTGGAAAAGGTTGATGAAGTCGTATTATCGGAAAAGGATAATTCACAGCAAAGCTTCAAAACGTTTAGGAGAAAAGAAAAACCTTTTATTTACAATTAA
- the rfbD gene encoding dTDP-4-dehydrorhamnose reductase — protein MKVLITGGKGQLGIELLRQLYEKEGAYKIMSTNHDTLDITDLEKVKQVLLSKQPDIVINCAAHTAVDRCEQDIEDAYRVNALGAKHLAIACEVIGAKLVHISTDYVFEGNNPEPRREDDKAAPQSIYGSSKLLGEEYVKTFCKKHFILRIDWLYGEGNNFVKTMLKLAETHKELNVVDDQIGSPTSTKDLAGVIIALMQTAYYGTYHATCEGQCSWHDFACMIFALKHIDIKVNPITSKEFVSLAKRPRFSVLDNFMLKLYGLNHFRHWEEALRDYLENEEASSGEI, from the coding sequence ATGAAAGTGCTAATAACAGGCGGCAAGGGACAATTAGGCATAGAGCTACTAAGACAGTTGTATGAGAAAGAGGGTGCTTATAAGATTATGAGTACAAATCATGATACCCTAGATATTACAGATTTAGAAAAGGTAAAACAAGTGTTGCTATCTAAGCAGCCTGATATAGTGATTAATTGTGCAGCACATACAGCGGTTGACCGGTGTGAGCAGGATATAGAAGATGCTTATAGAGTAAATGCATTAGGTGCAAAACATTTAGCTATAGCATGTGAAGTGATAGGAGCTAAGCTTGTGCATATTTCTACGGATTATGTTTTTGAAGGAAATAATCCAGAGCCAAGACGTGAAGATGATAAGGCCGCTCCGCAAAGTATTTATGGAAGTAGTAAGCTTCTAGGTGAAGAGTATGTGAAAACCTTTTGCAAAAAGCATTTTATACTTCGCATAGACTGGCTTTATGGAGAGGGGAATAACTTTGTAAAAACGATGCTAAAGTTAGCCGAGACACATAAAGAGCTAAATGTAGTAGATGATCAGATAGGCAGTCCTACTTCAACCAAAGATCTGGCGGGGGTGATCATTGCCTTAATGCAGACAGCGTATTACGGAACTTATCATGCAACATGTGAAGGACAATGCTCGTGGCATGATTTTGCATGTATGATCTTTGCCCTTAAGCATATAGATATAAAAGTAAACCCTATAACAAGCAAGGAATTTGTAAGTCTTGCTAAAAGACCTCGTTTTAGTGTTCTTGATAATTTTATGCTTAAGCTTTATGGTCTAAATCACTTTAGACATTGGGAAGAGGCTTTAAGGGATTATCTTGAAAATGAGGAGGCATCCAGTGGGGAAATTTAA
- a CDS encoding integrase core domain-containing protein, with product MSNDNPFAESLFKTLKNRCNYQPKGFSSLEEARKWVYNFVEWYNNNHRHSGISFLTPNQRHASDHGLNALKKRELVCKSAKLKHPERWTTTTRNWSIEDRVYLNPDKSEESDTKKDQGANAS from the coding sequence GTGAGCAATGATAACCCTTTTGCAGAAAGTCTATTCAAAACACTAAAGAATCGGTGTAATTATCAGCCAAAAGGATTTTCTTCGCTAGAAGAAGCCCGTAAATGGGTATATAATTTTGTGGAATGGTATAATAATAATCACCGTCATAGCGGTATAAGCTTCTTAACACCGAATCAACGTCACGCGTCTGATCATGGACTTAATGCACTCAAGAAAAGGGAGTTAGTCTGCAAATCAGCTAAACTTAAGCATCCAGAAAGGTGGACAACCACCACGAGAAATTGGTCTATTGAGGATAGAGTCTATTTGAACCCTGATAAGTCTGAAGAATCTGACACAAAGAAAGATCAAGGAGCAAATGCATCTTAA
- a CDS encoding DDE-type integrase/transposase/recombinase, whose amino-acid sequence MTEPELREKVVVLINEAVKSGARLSIACEEAAISQRTYKRWITSFNKNNKYVDKRTITVRPTPHNKLTPQEKQEIINNVNIPEFSSLPPSQIVPILADRGVYIASESTFYRVLKECNAQHHRGRSKEPVKCPVSTHVAKAPNQVYTWNITYLNGPIKGRHYYLYMISDLFSRKIVAWEVWEVASAENASELIRRAIIAEKLTTREHPLVLHSDNGSPMKGATMLETLLTWG is encoded by the coding sequence ATGACAGAACCAGAATTACGTGAAAAGGTGGTGGTGCTCATTAACGAAGCTGTTAAAAGCGGGGCACGTCTATCCATCGCTTGTGAAGAGGCTGCAATAAGTCAAAGAACCTATAAAAGGTGGATAACTTCATTTAATAAGAACAATAAGTATGTGGATAAAAGAACTATTACAGTTCGTCCAACGCCACATAATAAGTTAACTCCACAAGAAAAACAAGAAATTATCAACAATGTAAATATACCAGAATTCAGCAGTTTACCACCTAGCCAAATCGTACCCATCTTAGCTGATAGAGGTGTATATATTGCATCCGAATCGACTTTTTACCGAGTACTTAAAGAATGTAATGCACAACATCATCGTGGTCGCAGTAAGGAACCTGTTAAATGCCCTGTATCTACTCATGTAGCAAAAGCACCAAACCAAGTCTACACATGGAATATCACATACCTCAATGGGCCTATTAAAGGACGGCATTATTATTTATATATGATATCTGATCTTTTCAGCAGAAAAATTGTAGCATGGGAAGTTTGGGAGGTTGCTTCTGCTGAAAATGCAAGTGAGCTTATACGCAGGGCTATTATAGCTGAAAAACTAACCACTAGGGAACATCCATTGGTTCTACACTCTGATAATGGCAGCCCTATGAAAGGGGCCACTATGCTTGAAACCTTATTAACTTGGGGATAA